The sequence TGACCCACTACTTACCTCCCTTTGCGGCCTTCGCCTTTTTCGGCGCTGCCTTCTTCTCGCCGGACGCCTTCGCAGTCTTCGCCTCGACGCCCTCTGCGCCGGACTTTGCCTTTACTGCGTCCTTTTTGGCCTTGGCCTTTGCCCCGGCCCTCTCGTCGAGTATCAACGTGATATGGCTCATCTTCTTCTTTACGATGAAGCCGCGGCCCATGGTGTTTGCGTGCATCCTCTTCATCACAGGGCCCTGGTCAACAAACGCTGTCTTCACGTAAAGCCTGTCGACATCCAGGTTGCTGTTATTCTCGGCGTTGGCGACAGCGCTGTTAAGGACCTTCTTTATGGGCCTGCTAACCGCCTTTGTGCTGAACTCGAGTATTGAAAGGGCCTCAGGAATCATCTTGCCCCTTATCAAGTCGACCACAAGGCGCGCCTTCTGCGCCGAAACCCTTACGTATTTTGCCGTTGCTCTCGTTTCCATCTAAAATTCCCTCGTTATGGATTAACCGTCAATTAGCCCTTGGCCCCGGCTGCCTTGACCTTCTTAACACCGGAGTGCTGGTTGAAGGTCCTTGTGGGCGAAAACTCGCCGAGTTTGTGGCCTATCATGTTCTCGGTCACGAAGACCGGAACGAACTTCTTTCCGTTATGCACCGAGAAGGTA comes from Deltaproteobacteria bacterium and encodes:
- the rpsS gene encoding 30S ribosomal protein S19, producing the protein MRSQKKGPFVDAHLLKKIETSLDAKSKKVIKTWSRRSMITPEMVGFTFSVHNGKKFVPVFVTENMIGHKLGEFSPTRTFNQHSGVKKVKAAGAKG